The Lacipirellula parvula genome window below encodes:
- a CDS encoding PQQ-binding-like beta-propeller repeat protein, with amino-acid sequence MSLCLQHTLTAIAATGWGSIRGALFLDMSARENLGKRLRLGGLTLTLALLAVRPATAELTADDWPSFRGGGLNQTAAKLPLDWSIRPPKNIAWTADLPGRGVSSPIVVAGRVIVTCSAGEKERELFVLAFDAGTGKELWRREFAAQGNVVINELTAVAANTPATDGERIYTLFSSNDMFVLDLDGKDVWQKDLTAAHEGLGNDFGMASSPVVVDGVVILQCNGETAGFVAAYDAATGELRWQEDRPNQSSWTSPYFVDEPDARGVIIQTPKGVQLLKPADGRPVWNVEMECDTIASSTPYEGRVYVPAKWLSAVELVPTEDPAEPVWEAKRLKPTSASPVIRDGKIYAINRGGVLNCFDLKTEEIDWTTRLKGSVWATPLLGPEHLYCFNAKGDAFVLNLKGEILAEINMVEEILASPAVSGNSMFVRSHSHLWKIAE; translated from the coding sequence GTGAGTCTCTGCCTTCAGCATACGCTGACCGCGATCGCTGCGACAGGCTGGGGCAGCATCCGAGGGGCGTTGTTTTTGGACATGTCGGCGCGTGAGAATTTGGGGAAGCGGCTCCGCCTGGGCGGATTGACGCTCACGCTTGCGCTGCTCGCCGTGCGTCCCGCGACTGCGGAACTCACAGCCGACGACTGGCCCTCGTTCCGCGGCGGCGGGTTGAACCAAACCGCCGCCAAGTTGCCGCTCGACTGGTCGATCCGGCCGCCGAAAAACATCGCGTGGACCGCCGACCTGCCGGGGCGCGGCGTCTCGAGCCCGATCGTCGTCGCGGGGCGCGTCATTGTCACCTGCTCCGCTGGCGAGAAGGAACGCGAGCTCTTCGTGCTGGCATTCGACGCCGGGACGGGTAAGGAGCTGTGGCGCCGCGAGTTCGCCGCTCAGGGAAACGTCGTCATCAACGAGCTGACCGCCGTTGCCGCGAATACCCCGGCCACCGACGGCGAGCGGATCTACACGCTCTTCTCGTCGAACGACATGTTCGTCCTCGATCTCGACGGCAAAGATGTGTGGCAGAAGGACCTCACCGCCGCGCACGAGGGACTCGGCAACGACTTTGGCATGGCGAGCTCGCCCGTCGTCGTCGACGGCGTGGTGATCCTCCAGTGCAACGGCGAGACGGCCGGCTTCGTCGCGGCGTACGACGCGGCCACCGGCGAGCTCCGCTGGCAAGAGGATCGGCCGAACCAATCGAGCTGGACATCGCCCTACTTTGTCGACGAACCCGACGCCCGCGGCGTAATCATCCAAACGCCCAAGGGGGTGCAGCTGCTTAAGCCGGCCGACGGCCGACCGGTGTGGAACGTTGAAATGGAGTGCGACACGATCGCCTCTTCGACGCCGTACGAAGGTCGCGTCTATGTGCCGGCCAAGTGGCTTTCGGCAGTGGAACTCGTCCCGACGGAAGATCCCGCCGAACCAGTTTGGGAAGCGAAGCGACTAAAACCGACCTCGGCGAGCCCCGTCATTCGCGACGGCAAGATCTACGCGATCAACCGCGGCGGCGTGCTCAATTGCTTCGACCTCAAGACCGAGGAAATCGACTGGACGACGCGGCTCAAAGGCTCCGTCTGGGCCACGCCGCTGCTGGGGCCCGAGCATCTCTACTGCTTCAATGCCAAGGGCGATGCGTTCGTGCTAAATTTGAAGGGCGAGATCCTCGCCGAAATTAATATGGTTGAAGAGATCCTCGCGTCGCCCGCGGTCTCGGGCAACTCGATGTTCGTCCGCAGCCATAGCCATCTTTGGAAAATTGCTGAATGA
- the aroA gene encoding 3-phosphoshikimate 1-carboxyvinyltransferase, which produces MSAAPDSIEMTPVAGPVNGSIRPPGSKSITNRALICAALADGASTLTGALESEDTHVMIAALQQLGIAVEVSDHGRTLRVAGCGGKIPAKSAELFIANSGTSMRFLTAMATIGHGAYKLDGIARMRERPIGDLVSSLRQLGVQIEALGANECPPVAVTASGLPGGEASIRGDVSSQFLSGLLMAAPYAQQPITLKVSGTLVSIPYVDMTIKVMESFGAAATATSDYAKISVSNGQQYRGIEYAIEPDASAASYYFALAAITGGRITVENLSRASLQGDVEFCDCLAQMGASVEYGPDSITVQGGKLHGIDVDMNGISDTVQTLSVVALFADGPTRMRNVAHIRHKETDRIGATACELRKLGATVDETEDGLTVHPGTLRGAAIDTYNDHRMAMSFALAGLRTPGVVIRNPGCTSKTYPEFFEDLARLIRGA; this is translated from the coding sequence ATGAGCGCCGCTCCCGATTCGATCGAAATGACGCCTGTCGCCGGTCCCGTGAACGGATCGATTCGGCCGCCGGGGTCGAAGAGCATTACCAACCGTGCGCTCATTTGCGCGGCGTTGGCTGATGGGGCGTCGACGCTCACCGGGGCGCTCGAGAGCGAAGATACGCACGTGATGATCGCGGCGCTGCAGCAGCTCGGCATCGCGGTCGAGGTGAGCGATCATGGCCGCACGCTGCGAGTAGCCGGTTGCGGCGGGAAGATTCCAGCCAAGTCGGCGGAGCTGTTTATCGCCAACAGCGGCACCTCGATGCGGTTCCTCACGGCGATGGCAACCATCGGCCATGGCGCCTACAAGCTCGACGGCATTGCTCGGATGCGCGAGCGGCCGATCGGCGATCTCGTCTCGTCGCTGCGGCAGCTCGGCGTGCAGATCGAGGCGCTCGGCGCCAACGAATGCCCGCCGGTCGCGGTGACGGCAAGCGGCCTGCCGGGCGGCGAAGCCTCGATTCGCGGCGACGTATCGAGCCAGTTTCTCAGCGGCCTGCTGATGGCAGCCCCCTACGCCCAGCAGCCGATCACGCTGAAGGTTTCGGGGACGCTCGTTTCGATCCCGTACGTCGACATGACGATCAAGGTGATGGAGTCGTTCGGCGCCGCGGCCACTGCAACGAGCGACTACGCCAAGATCTCGGTCTCAAACGGGCAGCAATATCGCGGGATTGAGTATGCGATCGAGCCCGACGCCTCGGCCGCGAGCTACTACTTCGCCTTAGCAGCGATTACCGGCGGACGGATCACGGTCGAGAATCTGAGCCGCGCGAGTTTGCAAGGAGACGTCGAGTTCTGCGATTGCCTCGCTCAGATGGGGGCCAGCGTCGAATACGGGCCAGACTCGATCACGGTCCAAGGCGGCAAACTTCACGGGATCGACGTCGATATGAACGGCATCAGCGACACCGTGCAGACGCTGTCGGTGGTCGCCCTGTTTGCCGACGGCCCGACCCGGATGCGTAACGTGGCCCACATTCGCCATAAGGAAACCGACCGCATTGGCGCGACGGCGTGCGAACTGCGGAAGCTAGGCGCGACGGTCGACGAGACCGAGGACGGGCTTACGGTTCACCCCGGCACGCTGCGGGGCGCGGCGATCGACACCTACAACGATCACCGCATGGCGATGAGCTTCGCGCTGGCGGGATTGCGGACCCCAGGGGTGGTAATCCGCAATCCCGGCTGCACGTCGAAAACTTATCCCGAGTTCTTCGAGGACTTAGCTCGTCTGATCCGCGGCGCATAG
- a CDS encoding ABC transporter ATP-binding protein, giving the protein MLRFDNVTRTYGARVAVDCLNLHIDHGELFALLGHNGAGKTTTIKMLVGLLRPTSGEIRVGPYNVVENPREVSRLIGYVPDLPFLYDKLSGREFLRFVADMYGMSESAANEAVTREADRFQLNDFLDQLTESYSHGMRQRTVFAAALLHQPELLVVDEPMVGLDPHSIRLVKDLLKSYAESGKAVLMSTHTLEVAEAICDRVGVMKSGKIVFEGNVEQMRQLNPTAGQSLESLYLAMMDN; this is encoded by the coding sequence ATGCTCCGCTTCGACAACGTGACGCGCACCTACGGCGCACGCGTCGCGGTGGATTGCTTGAATCTGCACATCGACCATGGCGAGTTGTTCGCGTTGCTCGGGCACAACGGCGCCGGGAAGACGACGACGATCAAGATGCTCGTCGGCTTGCTACGGCCCACCAGCGGCGAAATTCGCGTAGGGCCGTACAATGTCGTCGAGAACCCCCGCGAGGTGAGCCGGCTAATCGGCTACGTCCCCGATCTGCCGTTCCTGTACGACAAACTCTCAGGCCGCGAGTTCCTGCGATTCGTCGCCGATATGTACGGCATGTCGGAATCCGCCGCCAATGAAGCGGTCACGCGCGAGGCCGATCGTTTTCAGCTGAACGACTTCCTCGACCAACTCACCGAAAGCTACTCGCACGGCATGCGGCAGCGGACCGTTTTCGCGGCTGCGCTGCTCCATCAGCCGGAACTGCTCGTGGTCGACGAGCCGATGGTCGGCCTCGATCCCCACAGCATCCGACTCGTGAAGGACTTGCTGAAGAGCTATGCCGAATCGGGGAAAGCGGTGCTCATGTCGACTCATACGCTCGAAGTGGCGGAAGCGATCTGCGACCGCGTCGGCGTGATGAAGAGCGGCAAAATTGTGTTCGAAGGAAATGTCGAACAAATGCGGCAACTGAACCCGACGGCGGGGCAATCGCTCGAATCGCTCTATCTCGCCATGATGGACAACTAG